Proteins from one Microtus pennsylvanicus isolate mMicPen1 chromosome 7, mMicPen1.hap1, whole genome shotgun sequence genomic window:
- the Ssr2 gene encoding translocon-associated protein subunit beta — protein sequence MAFGVPTMRPLAFVVLALLAVSQGEEGARLLASKSLLNRYAVEGRDLTLQYNIYNVGSSAALDVELSDDSFPPEDFGIVSGMLNVKWDRIAPASNVSHTVVLRPLKAGYFNFTSATITYLAQEDGPVVIGSTSAPGQGGILAQREFDRRFSPHFLDWAAFGVMTLPSIGIPLLLWYSSKRKYDTPKPKKN from the exons ATGGCGTTTGGGGTGCCCACG atgaGGCCGCTAGCGTTTGTGGTGTTGGCTCTGTTAGCTGTCAGTCAAGGAGAAGAAGGAGCCAGGCTTTTGGCCTCTAAATCATTGCTGAACAGATACGCTGTGGAAGGGCGGGACCTGACCCTGCAGTATAACATCTACAATGTCGGCTCCAG TGCTGCGCTAGATGTGGAACTGTCTGACGATTCCTTCCCTCCAGAAGACTTCGGCATCGTCTCTGGTATGCTCAATGTCAAATGGGACCGGATTGCCCC TGCTAGCAATGTCTCCCACACAGTGGTCCTTCGTCCTCTCAAAGCTGGCTATTTCAACTTCACTTCAGCGACTATTACCTACTTGGCCCAGGAGGATGGGCCTGTTGTG atcgGCTCCACCAGTGCACCTGGACAGGGAGGAATCCTTGCCCAGCGGGAGTTTGACCGGAGATTCTCCCCCCATTTT CTGGACTGGGCAGCCTTTGGAGTCATGACCTTGCCCTCCATAGGCATCCCCCTTCTCCTGTGGTACTCCAGCAAGAGGAAATACGACACTCCCAAACCCAAGAAGAACTGA